A single window of Sulfurimonas crateris DNA harbors:
- a CDS encoding SulP family inorganic anion transporter encodes MLAKYFKKEEWFSNIKGDSLAGIVVALALIPEAIAFSIIAGVDPKVGLYASFCIAVVIAFVGGRPGMISAATGAMALLMVTLVKEHGLEYLLAATVLTGLLQMGAGYFKLGQLMSFVPRAVVVGFVNALAILIFMAQLPELTNVTWHVYALTAAGLGIIYLFPYIPKIGTMLPSPLVTIVAITLVVVLFDIDVRNVGDMGALPDTLPIFLIPQIPFNLETLMIILPYSISLAMVGLLESLMTATIVDDLTDTKSDKNRECSGQGVANIASGFMGGMAGCAMIGQSVINVKSGGRTRLSTLLAGVYLLIMVVFLSDLLSIIPMAALVAVMIMVSIGTFDWGSVKKLKTLPISTNVVMVATVVVVVWTHNLALGVFVGVLLASLFFANKISHFMYNETSYDEATDTRTYKIVGQVFFNSADKFVEFFDFKEVVENITIDLTRAHFWDISAVYALDKVVIKLRREGANVTLIGQNQASSTIIDRFGVHDKPEEIEKVMGGH; translated from the coding sequence TTGTTAGCAAAATATTTTAAAAAAGAGGAGTGGTTCTCAAACATAAAAGGAGACTCACTAGCAGGAATCGTAGTTGCACTAGCACTTATACCCGAAGCCATAGCTTTCTCTATCATAGCGGGAGTCGATCCTAAAGTAGGACTCTATGCATCTTTTTGTATAGCGGTAGTAATCGCATTTGTAGGCGGTCGTCCGGGGATGATAAGTGCGGCAACGGGTGCAATGGCGCTTTTGATGGTAACACTTGTAAAAGAGCACGGGTTAGAGTATCTTCTTGCGGCTACGGTTTTAACAGGTCTGCTTCAGATGGGTGCGGGTTATTTTAAACTCGGGCAGTTGATGAGCTTTGTTCCACGCGCAGTCGTTGTCGGTTTTGTAAACGCCCTTGCCATCCTTATCTTTATGGCTCAGCTTCCAGAACTTACAAACGTCACTTGGCACGTTTACGCACTTACAGCCGCGGGTCTTGGCATAATATATCTCTTTCCTTACATACCAAAGATAGGAACTATGTTACCATCTCCGCTTGTAACGATTGTAGCTATCACTTTAGTCGTAGTCCTCTTTGACATAGATGTAAGAAATGTGGGTGACATGGGTGCGCTTCCAGATACACTTCCGATCTTTTTGATCCCTCAGATCCCGTTTAATCTTGAAACTCTGATGATAATACTTCCATACTCTATCTCTTTGGCTATGGTTGGTCTTTTGGAGTCTTTGATGACGGCTACTATCGTAGATGATTTAACAGATACAAAGAGTGATAAAAACAGAGAGTGCAGCGGTCAAGGTGTAGCAAACATAGCTTCTGGTTTTATGGGAGGTATGGCAGGTTGTGCTATGATCGGGCAATCGGTCATCAACGTAAAATCTGGCGGACGAACAAGACTCTCGACTCTTCTAGCAGGTGTCTATCTGCTTATTATGGTCGTCTTTTTAAGCGATCTGCTCTCTATAATCCCGATGGCAGCACTTGTCGCAGTTATGATAATGGTCTCTATCGGTACGTTTGACTGGGGCAGTGTTAAAAAACTAAAGACCCTACCAATCTCTACAAATGTTGTTATGGTAGCGACCGTTGTAGTCGTTGTTTGGACACACAACTTGGCTCTTGGTGTATTTGTGGGCGTGCTTTTGGCATCACTCTTCTTTGCAAACAAGATCAGCCACTTTATGTACAACGAAACATCCTATGATGAGGCGACTGACACAAGAACATATAAGATAGTCGGTCAGGTATTTTTTAACAGTGCAGATAAATTTGTAGAATTTTTTGACTTTAAGGAAGTTGTAGAGAATATCACGATAGACTTAACCAGAGCTCACTTTTGGGATATATCTGCCGTTTATGCACTTGACAAAGTAGTCATTAAACTGCGCCGTGAAGGTGCAAATGTGACGCTAATCGGGCAGAATCAGGCGAGCAGTACAATCATAGACAGATTTGGTGTGCATGATAAACCAGAAGAGATAGAAAAAGTTATGGGAGGACACTAA
- the cysE gene encoding serine O-acetyltransferase, which yields MGIYADIKEDFLNVYKNDPALSSKLDFLFNYPGVWAVAWYRIAHSLYRSNFKTLARVIMGLNQIFTNIDIHPGAVIGRRVFIDHGFGVVIGQTSIIEDDVIIYQGVTLGGVSLTHGKRHPTIKKGAVIGAGAKVLGNITIGEYAKIGANSVVVKAVPDNATAIGIPAHVIEKGRCKDPLMHNLLPDINKEMFEYLLKRVAVLEHILVEDNKELLEQDLQLENIYESFIRAMKN from the coding sequence TTGGGAATTTATGCTGACATCAAAGAAGATTTTTTAAATGTTTATAAAAATGATCCGGCACTTAGTTCTAAGCTAGACTTCCTGTTTAACTACCCAGGTGTTTGGGCTGTTGCTTGGTACAGAATAGCTCACAGCCTCTACCGCTCAAACTTTAAGACACTCGCAAGAGTCATTATGGGTCTAAATCAGATCTTTACAAATATAGATATACATCCGGGTGCGGTCATCGGCAGAAGAGTCTTTATAGACCACGGTTTTGGTGTTGTCATAGGTCAGACTTCAATTATTGAAGATGATGTAATAATATATCAGGGAGTAACACTTGGCGGTGTATCACTCACTCACGGCAAAAGACACCCGACCATTAAAAAAGGTGCCGTTATAGGTGCCGGAGCAAAAGTATTGGGTAATATTACAATAGGAGAGTATGCAAAGATAGGTGCAAACTCCGTTGTAGTAAAAGCGGTTCCCGACAATGCTACGGCAATAGGCATTCCCGCTCATGTAATTGAGAAAGGAAGATGTAAAGATCCATTAATGCATAATCTCCTTCCGGATATCAATAAAGAGATGTTTGAGTATCTTCTTAAGCGTGTTGCCGTCCTTGAGCATATCTTGGTAGAAGATAATAAAGAGCTTCTTGAACAAGACCTTCAACTTGAAAACATTTACGAATCTTTTATCCGCGCTATGAAAAACTAA
- a CDS encoding pyridoxal phosphate-dependent aminotransferase: MLTDRINTLSESITIAISTLAGELKAQGKDIISFSAGEPDFDTPRVIKDAAIAAINDGFTKYTAVDGIPALKAAIANKLKRDNNLTYAPNQIITNNGAKHSLFNLFAAVIQKGDEAIIPSPYWVTYPELVLYYGGTVVEIETHDDNAFKITPQQLQDALTPKTKMIVLTSPSNPTGAVYSRAELEALGKVLEGTDVIVASDEMYEKLIYDGEFTSSAAVSEDMYKRTVTINGLSKSVAMTGWRFGYMAAYNTELIQATKKLQSQSTSNINSITQKAAIAGLDGSADDDIEMMRVAFKERRDEAVKLINAIDGLSVYKPDGAFYLFVNIKELSNDSMEFCKQLLEKKGVAVVPGVGFGSEGYFRFSFATDIESIRKGIKRIEEFVEELKA, translated from the coding sequence ATGCTAACAGACCGTATTAACACGCTATCCGAATCAATCACAATCGCTATTTCTACACTCGCAGGCGAGCTGAAAGCTCAAGGTAAAGATATCATCAGCTTCTCAGCAGGTGAGCCTGATTTTGATACGCCTCGCGTTATTAAAGATGCTGCCATTGCGGCTATCAATGATGGTTTTACGAAGTATACCGCGGTTGACGGCATCCCTGCTCTTAAAGCGGCAATTGCAAATAAGCTCAAAAGAGACAACAACCTCACTTACGCTCCAAACCAGATCATTACCAACAACGGCGCGAAGCACTCTTTGTTCAATCTATTTGCGGCAGTCATACAAAAAGGCGACGAGGCCATCATTCCATCCCCTTACTGGGTGACATACCCTGAGCTTGTTCTCTACTACGGCGGTACAGTCGTAGAGATAGAGACGCATGATGACAATGCGTTTAAGATAACTCCACAGCAGCTTCAAGATGCCCTTACGCCAAAGACTAAGATGATTGTCCTGACAAGTCCATCAAATCCGACAGGTGCAGTCTACTCAAGAGCAGAACTTGAAGCGCTTGGAAAAGTACTTGAAGGCACTGATGTTATCGTTGCAAGCGATGAGATGTATGAAAAGCTTATCTACGACGGCGAGTTTACATCTTCGGCAGCTGTAAGCGAAGATATGTACAAGCGCACCGTAACTATTAACGGTCTTAGCAAATCGGTTGCGATGACAGGCTGGAGATTCGGCTATATGGCAGCGTACAATACAGAGCTTATCCAAGCTACTAAAAAACTTCAGAGCCAAAGCACCTCTAACATCAACTCGATCACGCAAAAAGCGGCAATCGCAGGCTTAGACGGTTCAGCAGATGATGATATCGAGATGATGAGAGTCGCATTTAAAGAGCGCCGCGATGAGGCAGTAAAGCTTATAAACGCAATTGACGGACTGAGTGTATATAAGCCTGATGGCGCTTTTTATCTTTTTGTAAACATAAAAGAGCTGAGCAACGACTCTATGGAGTTTTGTAAACAGCTTTTAGAAAAAAAAGGCGTAGCCGTAGTTCCCGGTGTTGGTTTTGGAAGCGAAGGCTACTTTAGATTCAGCTTTGCAACCGATATAGAGAGTATCCGCAAAGGTATCAAACGTATAGAAGAGTTTGTAGAAGAACTAAAGGCTTAA
- a CDS encoding universal stress protein yields MQDIKSIEQAVFACVDGSKYSEAVCDYALHIAKQLNLTLVLLNTIEHPNASSITNLSGNLTLGERDLLLNELSDEDAQKNKESINHGKEILKELKERVTDKGYSNVVISQRHGTLYENLKELEDKLRVVIFGFSGMGHMQKEDEVGSCVENIIRDVDAPIILVNKEYTPIKSVMIAFNGESGSTKALEELSSSPMLEHDVKRYVVNINNNQNRSDELIKHAKEIIKDETLNCEFIQKSGEPLESILECIEKNSIDMLAIGSYSHGKLKTALFGSLTTKLIQNVKIPLVILK; encoded by the coding sequence ATGCAAGATATAAAAAGTATAGAACAGGCGGTTTTTGCCTGCGTTGACGGTTCAAAATACTCAGAGGCAGTATGTGATTATGCGCTTCACATAGCAAAGCAGCTAAACCTAACATTAGTTTTGCTAAATACGATCGAGCACCCAAATGCCTCATCGATTACAAACCTCTCTGGAAACTTGACTCTTGGAGAGAGAGATCTACTTCTTAATGAACTCTCAGACGAGGATGCGCAAAAGAACAAAGAGAGCATAAACCACGGCAAAGAGATCTTAAAAGAGCTAAAAGAGAGAGTCACTGACAAAGGCTACAGCAATGTTGTCATCTCCCAAAGACACGGCACTCTCTACGAAAACCTAAAAGAGCTCGAAGATAAACTAAGAGTGGTCATTTTTGGCTTCTCAGGCATGGGGCATATGCAAAAAGAGGATGAAGTAGGCTCTTGCGTAGAGAATATTATAAGAGATGTCGATGCGCCGATAATCTTGGTAAACAAAGAGTACACTCCTATAAAGAGCGTAATGATAGCTTTTAACGGTGAGAGCGGCTCTACAAAAGCTTTAGAGGAGCTATCTTCTTCACCGATGCTTGAGCATGATGTAAAGAGATACGTTGTAAATATAAACAATAATCAAAACAGATCTGATGAGCTGATAAAACATGCAAAAGAGATCATCAAAGATGAGACTCTAAACTGTGAGTTTATCCAAAAATCAGGTGAGCCTCTAGAGAGCATCTTGGAGTGTATTGAAAAAAATAGCATTGATATGTTAGCTATCGGCTCTTACAGCCACGGTAAACTTAAAACCGCTCTCTTTGGAAGCCTTACGACGAAGCTTATTCAAAACGTAAAGATTCCTCTCGTTATTTTAAAATAG